From Strix aluco isolate bStrAlu1 chromosome 5, bStrAlu1.hap1, whole genome shotgun sequence:
agTGGGATGAGACCAGAAGCCAGCAAAACTTATTCTGAGCCCCTGGATCGGTTTACTTAAAAGGTGAGCCAGAACTGATCAGGCTAAAAACTaatctttattttcagtggaTCCATTCCCATCCCCAACTCATCGTGAAACTGTATAAATTCAAGCTGAGGGGCAAGATGACAAAATCTCTCCTGGCTGTAATACAGACCTTGAAGTGTATATGCATCACAAAAATGCACCTTACATCACCTTATGGAAAATTTTTCTAATGAGGGGGAAGAGATTGAAAAAACCCCTGATTACAGCCATGCATGCAACTGGATTACCTCTTATTAGAATGAAAAACTTTTGAGCTGATGAAGGGAAGCCCAGGGAAATCAGAAGCTTACTAGGCTTTTATTATTTGAGGGACTGAGTAAGACTCAATAACCAACATTTCAGTACTTGCTTGTCTTTGCTTGTGaacaaatataaatttttaaaaaattgttatgcCAAATTCAACAACTAAATTTTCTTAAAACTTCTACAAGGAGCAAAACAACATTTCAAGAACTTCACATGCACTGCTGAGAAAAACATGGGTTCTAGAGACACAATACACAATTTTCTCCGCCACAGCTACAGCCCATTTAAATGCTGCCTTGGAAACGGACTTTACCTTGAAGCCATCGAACTTGTGTGGCTGGTCCGTATCCTCTCTCATTCTTTGCAGAAATTCTGAACACTATAGCAGGTCGGGAAGTGTAATCAACATGAGCATTTGAAAGCTGGGCAGCAGTCACTATACATGATGTTTTAAGACCACAGTATATTCTCATAAATACAAGCTGACTTGGATTTTCCTGTAATTGTGTGGAACGGATTGCTAAGTAGGCagaatattctaaaatatttccagaggGTGAAGCAGGAGGCTCCCAAGAAAGATGAATACAGTCTACACTctgaagaaaaagggagaaaatgtgaCAGTATGTAGGTAACCATTagatacatgaatatatatatatataaaaatatatataaaaaatattaatacaaagaagcatagaaatacaaaaaaactCTAAAGATCATCTGAAAATTCTAACCCAACATCATCACTCTTTGGAGGTAAGAATGTAtcttttgacttcttttttaaaagcatggtaAACCCCTATAGATTTAAGGATGCAGAAAATCATGGGGAAACTATCAGATGATTAAGACGTGTATCTGCTAACGCGATCTTTAAGTGTTAAAATAACTCCTTACAGCAAATTTCTTAAAGAATATTACATTGAGCAGAATTAACCAAGTAAGCATTTGACAACATTTTATATGACAATTTTAACTTGAAATAAGACCCCAACTAAAACCAAGAGTTCTGAGATTAAGTTTGTGACAGAAATTTTATACATCAGAACTAGAATTACCTGTATTTCTTACCTTGGTGATTTTGACTGTTGAAGGAGCTCCAGGAAAACCTGGAATGCAAGTCTTGAATTCACTGATTTTACTGAAAGGCCCAACACCACAGCCATTAATTGCAGCAACTCTGAACCTGTACACTGTGCCTGGAAAAAGATCCTGTTTCTTAAGTAATCTGTAATCTGGTACATCTGCACCTTccatctgaaaataaagcaacatttgtgttaatatttaaaatattctaaatacaGTGAGCCTAAAAACATATAAAGCGGGTACCGATAAAAGGagattaatacatttattttaaacagaaaatctaATACTTTTGTACTTAAATCAGAATTTACAAAAAGGTTCCGACTGAGGCACTAGCTCACCCCAGAGCAGCTGATCTAAGATGCAATATAAGACAGCATCTCTAACAAAAACACCACAACGTTTTTTAGTCATTTAAATTGAACTGCACCTCTTGGTCATTTTTACTCAAGAAACTAAAAGCAAAGTAGCATTTCCCACTGTACAGCTTATGATTTAATTAGCATATTCTTCTGTcctaaaatacttttatttcaaaaccaGTTATTCCTGTAGTTAGGAGTTGCAATTTGATGCATAGgtaatcaaaatgtttttaaagaaaagcactgTAAGTTAGTAACAAATAGGTTTCTGCAACATTATGTGCTACTGTACTTCaatgtttaaaatatgcattGATGCATCCTTGAAACagattttccttctgaataacGTATAAGAAATCACAATCAATGTAAACACTGTAAAATGTACTATGCTCCTTAAAACTAAGGTGTGTAATATTTATAGCGAAGCGCTTTCAAAGAAAGcttctgttcttttgtttctgaCTCAAGAAAACATATGCattctttttgtttctaataTAAACTTACATGTGCAACGACATTAAGTTTTGTATCTAGTCTTTTTAAACAGCCTAGGCTATGTTTTATTAGTATCTTTAACAATTTGTAAGCAAAGATTCTGGAAACAGACAAACTCTGAAAAATTTCAATGCTGTACAGAAATAGCATATTAagaaattgtggggttttttagttaAGGACTTTTACTGGTTTGAAAGTTCACTAAGCTTAAAATTCTTTACTAAAGCTAGAAGTAGAAATACGTAAAAAATAGCAATAGCAATATTAGATGTTTCATATTATCAcacaaaaacaacagaagagaacTCATCTGGTTTaggaaatagtaaaaaaaggCGAGCAAAATACATGAGGAACTACTGGTCACAAAATACAAAACTCCTCTGAGCACCAGATCCTGCTGCAGTTATCAGAAAATCCTACATTTTGTTGTCAACCATATGGGCAACAGATTCCAAAATATGTATGTGCAAATTATGTCAGAGGAGAATTAGCAGCTACCTTGTTAGAGATGTTCAgtgtttcctctggcagcaaGTAGAACTGGCTCACCACTGCACTGTTGTTCTTAAAAATTCCAACATCATACCACTGCCGGTCTCTTGTTTTCACCGGTGCCATCTGTCTTTGTGGAGTTTTCTAGTATTTGAAGAACACGTTATGTAGACTACCCATGCTTCAACATAATGTAAAAGAAATGTTGAGACTCTATATAAGAGACAATCCCCTTTTATACCAGTGTTACTTTCTTCAAATGAATATGCATATGTTTTTAAACTACCAGCTGGTCCTTATACATTGATTTAGACACAATCCatcacaaaaaaaaccagaacaacagTCGGGATGTCACCTCTGACATTCTAGTTTaaacagggaggggaagaagtTTAAAGCTGTAGAACTACATGTCTGTAGCAGCATGTGGTTGCGAGTTAATTTCACTCAGAGGTCAAGAAGTTCCACAGGGTGGTCCAACACCAGCTGCTCTACCTGGGATTCAGCTGTACCTCAGCCCCAAATCATACTTTCAAGCCGCTGCTGAACTCATTCACAGCTGAGAACAGGGCCTCTGCTGTGGCATGGGGTGACGGTGGTGGAGGGCATGGAAACTGTTCCTGACTGACTCAGGAAGACAAACCGTCTTCCCTGCTTGTCTCCAGGCACCAGGGAGGGTGCTTGCATGGTCAGTGTGCCCAGGGCAGACAGGCCACGATCCTGCCAGCATGGGAAAGGGGCAGGACTGGCAGCTGCTCTTGGCAAAAGCAACCCCAACCCAGCAGCTGCTTCTTCCCATCCTTAGCTCCTCTCTTTTGGTGGCAACAGTGGCACCTTGGTTTTGAGTATTAAGTTGTAAACAGGTGAAATAGGAAGCATTTACTTTTTCAGGCAGTATTTACAGCTTGCATAGCCAGTCCCCATCTCCTCTAGGGAAAAACATCAAGATGTCAGTTTAGTTACGTTTCAAACCTATCGATCAGCAGCTAACACTAGTCTGATCTaatacatatttcattttaaattcagttgtgcatacagaaaaacattttacatttgtgCATCATGCAGCAGAGAGGCCATTCCACTGTGCCAGTCGATAAAAATGATTCAACAGCTGAAACACGTACTTGGATCTCCTCCCAACTACACAACTGCTACTTAGACTCAAATCAAACCCACACAATGCAATTAGTTTTACAACAGAAATGTCTACCCCTGTATTATTCACTTCAAGCCCTAAATACacattgcttttctttcagagatataattaaaggaaaacagaagagccCTTACAACTAATCAACAGGACAATAAATACAGCAATTTGTTTATACTTTTTCAGACTTACAGAGGAGTGTGAATCATTTGTCTGTCCAGTATTGACCCTTGTCGAAGGCATGACATAAGTAGTTTCAGCAGCTAGAAAcaaaaagttatatttaaaaagCTTAAGTGATACAAAAAATTTAACACAAAATCCACAGAGTATGAAAGTTGACCTCAATAGCCATTTACAAGTATTTGTTGCAAAAGTATGTCTCAGACTTCTTTTGCATGCAGTTCTATTTATAACACGAACAACTAATTTTGGCTTGCATCATATTTACAGAACAATTGTAAGAGCCTGGCATTGCAGGCTGCTACAGATAATACAAACAGAAGTCAGGACTCTGAAAATCCTAAAAAGTGACAGAATTATGAAATCGATATGAAATATTTGTGAACAAATAATCTAAATACCAGATTGAGGCACATACTGGTAACATTATATGAATCGTCTAAACATGAAATCTtaatttgaatgcattttttctgaCATCAATACAGTCTGAATTCTGAACATGAGCAGTTAATCTTTAAACAATCCTAACAAATGGGAAAAGaacatttattaaatttaaaatggaatcttaaaaaagaaaaatcaaagcacataAGCAACACAAGTGAATATTAGTATTCTATACCTGTGTTTCTGGGTTTCgcttttaaaatacaatactGTTTGGTAAAAATTACACTACTCACACAGTGTCAATAAAAGAATACAGTTCTTTAGTTAACCCTCAAAACAATAGCAAGCACAGCCTGTTGACAGTCAcaaaaaacaaaacttgaaaaactACCAATATAttagtttctgtgtttctgcttaTTTTGGGTATTACAAGCAGACAGTGAACAGGTCGCCACGTTTGAGTAGCAGTGAGCTAGCCACATAGACTGGCTGTATTTGTTACAGAGGTCAAttgtttaaaatcaaaatcaTCTCAGGTTACTATCTGTAGTCTTTTGCTGACTAAATAAACAGACACAGCAAATGTGCTATTGGCACCAAAACTGGCTGCCACTGCTGTTTAGAAAATGGGCTTCTGCATAAATCAAGATTTAAAGGGCTTTTCACTCACAGGAAACAAAGTGGTTTACAAACGTATAAACGGAATAACCcgattttaaaagatgtttaaatcATAGCAGAGGTCATCCAGGCTGCCCAAGGTCCTCAATGCCCAAAGCCCTATCTCAATCCCAGGTACTAGTCAAGATGGGAATCCCACCACACTAGAGGAACTCTGATGGCCTTAGATATATATGGCTCAAAATACAGTATGTGAAACACATTTCAAACCTTCAGATTTTGAATTGAATGTTGTTAGTGAAGTTTCATCTTTAACAACTGCCCCATTTGTACTTGATGATTCAGTTTTAACAGCCTGCTGGGTTACCATAGTTTGTGTGCTGGAGACAGTACTGGATACAGAAGCATCAGGATTTACAGTTCGTTTGTCCAAGTCATGTAATTCACCTACATTTGCTGAAGTCTGGggaccttaaaaaaaagaaaatattaagcagTATTCAATATTGGTAACACTTAACAAATCGCAACTTCATCCAATGGCTTTAGTTTCATATAAAACCAGAGTTTAGCTCAGATTTAGGTTAGAATAGATCTGATTACATGAATTGCTAATACTTTCTTTAGGTCTATAACTTAACAAGTCTGTCTGCACAGTCATAAACAGATATATGTACACAGTTATATTAAAATGGagatttcatttgtttaaagCTTGCTATTCTTTATCTATGTGGCTATGAAAggattaatttggaaaaaaatcctaatataAAGTATCCACGCAAATCAGTATCACAGATTTGTGACAATCAACTTAATCTTAAATACTGTGGAAGTCTGCTTCTCACTTAGCACTCGGAGCCCAAATTTCCACACAGTACTTAAAttacactggaaagaaaatgaaaatccaaCAACTTTAAGTTACATGACAGTCAAATATGAGCAGATCAGGTGATTGAGCCTGTATTTACCACACTGAACTTAAGGCACTTCAGTGGAATGCCTAAATCAGTGCCTTTTCATCTTCGATTTCCTCTACAGAGAGGAACATTGCTAAAATTTTACATCAGCTAATAGCTTTGCACCGTTAACAGACAGAAGTAGTGTCAAAGAGAGCCTGGAGTTACTATCAAGTTAATGTTGAAAAATTAATCTGGCCCTGTCAGTCTGTTCTTTGATGTTAAAACCAgctatttatgtttaaaaaggcACATTTGCCATCATAATAATGAATATATTGAGAATTTCATGTCCCTCACAACACTTCAAACAActaaagatttcatttttcctcatATCCTCTAAAAATATGTGCAGTAGTAACTAGcacaagttttttttaaactgcaaaggcctctaagtaattttaaattgcaagacagaaataatcttattttatGTTTATGAGATGAATTTTAACTCtcactttttaattaatttttattctataGGCATCTTACTTGAAGTACAAACAGGCAAAAGAGAAGGGGCATTTGATTCTTTGAATCCTGTAGCATCTGCATGGTTTTTCATAGTCTCCTGTGTAATCTTGTTTTCAGGTGCTGcaaccttttcttttccttctacttttaaTAATGAGTTGGATGAAAGGGAAACTTGGACCTAACCAAAACAACACATTTGTTAATGTTTAACTGCAAAGTTCAGAAATTTCAGTTGCAAACATGGCATGAAAATGCTTGCttgaaaacaacaaacaaaaatgctcTAACAAGTCCCCCTACCActctaaattaaaacaagaaatcaaCCTCACAATCCACCTTATCTTAGCCATTATAAAACAAAGACTCAAACTCTAAATTGACTTGGAAGTGTCCCTGACACATACTAAATTTTATCTGAGAGTGAGCTCACATTCTTATGTTATTACATGGAAGTTCACTGATGCATACATTTAGTCTACTGGGGGACTCTgaaggggtggggaaaaaaaaaaaaaaaaaaaaaaatcacaattacaGAGGCTTTCAATCTTTGCTTTCCTGGCACATACCTAAGATATTTCTACTGTTAGCAAAATTTATAGTACTTCTACATGTTTTCTACAAGAATACATTATGGATCCCATACAGACCTGAGGCCTTACACAATTAAGAAAAGGTCTAAATTTCTAAAAATGTGATCCTGTAGCCAGAGTTTgccctccctctttcttttaaaCTGGCAAAACAGTGGACCATGTATAACGGCATAACCAGAACAGATAATAATTGGGTTTATACTGCAGTAGGAACCTACAAGTAAGCAGATGAGCATAAAAACACCAACAAAGAAGGAATATGCCTTATCCTTTTTTGCCTCCCACATTAATTGCAACATTTTGAGGATACTGTTCCCTTCAGCCCCAGGCACAATTTGGTCTTTTCTCAGATTCGACAGTATCTTTTCTACAGGTATCAGGCTCCCAGTTAGCATTGACTGTAGAAGTCAATACAGTTGCAGTTTCCTTTCTGCATTACCAGGAAGAGGACTTTAAAGACTGTCTGTCAATCATAAAAGTAAAAAGTATGTAAGAAAACGGACACAACTACTTCAGCAGATGTCTtgtctttgtttgtttgtttgatttggggttttttctaagGCCTAAAAAAGTAAGCAGGGActtttaaaactgagaaaatgttttgGCAGTTCTTTCACTTCCCACGCTACTTTGCCACTTAGGCATTTTTCACTTTACACTTACGTTATTAGGAATGACATTATTTGTTCGGCTGGGATGATCCACCTTCACTTCTGGATAAGGGACACTAGGCAATGATTGTGGACTTTGATGTAGAGAAGAGCCACCTTTTAGGTAAACAAAAGTAAATTCCGATCAGTTACATAAAACTTAATATAATGTTGGTTGGAATATATTCCAGTATGCAAGAGGGAGACCCAAAGTTGCCTTGAAGGAAGACTTGGTTGTAAGGCTGAAATGAAACTGCATGGCCAGTCAGATAAAATCTTCACTGCTTCCTTTCTCATATCATGCCCAGCACTGTACAAATACCTTCATATTCAGATAGCTGGCCAAAACTGACAGAGACAAGTTAAAGCTGAGTTTTCCACAATTATGATGCGTTTTGGGAATAACCGAAGAAATGGGGTGTGTctctctcaaaattttttttttaaaaaacaaactcatATTAATTACTTATGCAGCCCTCTACCTTTGCACAAACATTAGCGTAATGCGATCTGACTACTACCTTGTGAACTCAGCACTGATGTCTCAGGAACCCCAGTACCAGGTACTCCAGCTACTGATGGCACTGGTAAGTCAGCATGCAACTGAAGAAGGTATCCTTCAACGGTAGGTACTTCATCCCATTTCACTTGAAAAGAGTTGGTTGTAGCTCTAATCAGCTGTACCTGTGATGGTGCTGGAGGTTTCTCTACAAGAAACCAATAAAACACAGATGGCATGTTTGAAATTGCCCTCCTTTACCAGTTTAAGAAATATCTATATAATGCAAGCAAAATCAATAGCTCCTTTTTAACATGTAAAATATATACCAGATTCAACAAGAAACAGTTGTCAAAGGTGGCAAGTCAAGTCCGAGAATTATAAAGTGCCATTCTAGTTCTAGAGTGTTCAAAAATGCTGACGTTTTGATGCTTTGTTTCTTAAAGGCTCTTCTGCTGCCAGTAAGTCTTTGGTTGTACATACATTACTATAGGGATTACAGAGACAAGAGATCCTCATCATTTCCTAAAAGGCTGTGTGCAGCTCTTTGGCTCCTAAACCTTTAGATATTCCCGGAAAGGATTCACAGAAGATTGCGCTTCCTTTTTGCTTGCTCTCTGCAGCTAAAGTGACCTTTCCCTTAAACTTCTGCAGGGGCTGAAGCCTAGGCATGATTCAGTGCCAATGACTTGCTCCTCTCACCTGCCTTGGCGCCTGACTAGGCTGCACTCTCAAGCACATCCCTCCCCTGCTGCTACCCTTTTTCATCTTCTGACCTTcctgagggaaaaagaaaaataggaaaaaaaccaaaagaaaacacaatctCCTAAATGTTTCACAATCTCCAGTAACCATTCTCATACTTCTGCTCGAGCAGTCAACAGCTCCCTCCCAAAAGTACTAGTCTAGTTCCCTCTTTCCCAAGACCATCTCACTGTCCTGTCATCAAGCCAGCTACTAATGAGTGATTAGGGCTCCAGAATTCCCTTCAGCCCCAGGAACAATTTGGTCTTTTCTCAGATTCGACAGTATCTTTTTGCAGTCCAAGAgatgaggaagcagcagcagcaacgaTCCCAAGAGAAGGTGGGGTTTGGTAAAAAAGAGTAAGTAGCAGCAGAAAAGGTCACTAAGAAGAGAGGCCAGGAACCCTGAGTTTAGGTAAAACACCCTCTAGCACCTTGTATCTGCTGACTATGGCATGCAATGCAGAATCTAGCCATGAAGTTCTTTCAGAGGCTTTAAACAATCCTTCCtaaattttttcagtttaatttataGCTGTAGCCTTCAAACAACCAGCAGTGAAGTGTAGTTTATTTAAATAAgctttaaaattcaaataatcTTTGAGTTTGCTACAGCTTTAGATGTTCTGATCATCAATGATACCACCTTCCCATATGTTAATAAAATATGGAACATAGTACAAGTCTCTTATTTATTTCTGACTCACCAGTATCAAGGTACCAAAGATCTTTGCAGCAAACTTGATTGTTCCAAGCTTTTCTGTAACCATCTC
This genomic window contains:
- the HCFC2 gene encoding host cell factor 2 isoform X2, with the protein product MAAAAAGLSWRRVSSFTGPVPRSRHGHRAVAIRELVIIFGGGNEGIADELHVYNTVTNQWFLPAVRGDIPPGCAAHGFVCDGTRILVFGGMVEYGRYSNDLYELQASRWLWKKVKPQAPSTGSPPCPRLGHSFSLYGNKCYLFGGLANESEDSNNNIPRYLNDFYELELQHGSGVVGWSIPVTKGILPSPRESHTAIVYCRKDLGNPKMYIFGGMCGCRLNDLWELDIETMTWSRPETKGTVPLPRSLHTANVIGNKMYVFGGWVPQSAGGEISAHDGEWKCTGSFSYLNLDTTEWIGLISDCQEDKSNLLPGPRAGHCAVAVGTRLYIWSGRDGYRKAWNNQVCCKDLWYLDTEKPPAPSQVQLIRATTNSFQVKWDEVPTVEGYLLQLHADLPVPSVAGVPGTGVPETSVLSSQGGSSLHQSPQSLPSVPYPEVKVDHPSRTNNVIPNNVQVSLSSNSLLKVEGKEKVAAPENKITQETMKNHADATGFKESNAPSLLPVCTSSPQTSANVGELHDLDKRTVNPDASVSSTVSSTQTMVTQQAVKTESSSTNGAVVKDETSLTTFNSKSEAAETTYVMPSTRVNTGQTNDSHSSKTPQRQMAPVKTRDRQWYDVGIFKNNSAVVSQFYLLPEETLNISNKMEGADVPDYRLLKKQDLFPGTVYRFRVAAINGCGVGPFSKISEFKTCIPGFPGAPSTVKITKSVDCIHLSWEPPASPSGNILEYSAYLAIRSTQLQENPSQLVFMRIYCGLKTSCIVTAAQLSNAHVDYTSRPAIVFRISAKNERGYGPATQVRWLQDMKTSSSK
- the HCFC2 gene encoding host cell factor 2 isoform X1, whose protein sequence is MAAAAAGLSWRRVSSFTGPVPRSRHGHRAVAIRELVIIFGGGNEGIADELHVYNTVTNQWFLPAVRGDIPPGCAAHGFVCDGTRILVFGGMVEYGRYSNDLYELQASRWLWKKVKPQAPSTGSPPCPRLGHSFSLYGNKCYLFGGLANESEDSNNNIPRYLNDFYELELQHGSGVVGWSIPVTKGILPSPRESHTAIVYCRKDLGNPKMYIFGGMCGCRLNDLWELDIETMTWSRPETKGTVPLPRSLHTANVIGNKMYVFGGWVPQSAGGEISAHDGEWKCTGSFSYLNLDTTEWIGLISDCQEDKSNLLPGPRAGHCAVAVGTRLYIWSGRDGYRKAWNNQVCCKDLWYLDTEKPPAPSQVQLIRATTNSFQVKWDEVPTVEGYLLQLHADLPVPSVAGVPGTGVPETSVLSSQGGSSLHQSPQSLPSVPYPEVKVDHPSRTNNVIPNNVQVSLSSNSLLKVEGKEKVAAPENKITQETMKNHADATGFKESNAPSLLPVCTSSPQTSANVGELHDLDKRTVNPDASVSSTVSSTQTMVTQQAVKTESSSTNGAVVKDETSLTTFNSKSEAAETTYVMPSTRVNTGQTNDSHSSKTPQRQMAPVKTRDRQWYDVGIFKNNSAVVSQFYLLPEETLNISNKMEGADVPDYRLLKKQDLFPGTVYRFRVAAINGCGVGPFSKISEFKTCIPGFPGAPSTVKITKSVDCIHLSWEPPASPSGNILEYSAYLAIRSTQLQENPSQLVFMRIYCGLKTSCIVTAAQLSNAHVDYTSRPAIVFRISAKNERGYGPATQVRWLQGKVRFQGSI